TTGCCCCTTGGGGATAAATAAAgtttattgaattgaattgattgtcCTAGATGAGGTAAGGACCACATCAATATTCAGCCTTGCTACTggtgtgtttagtgtttactAGTCTCGGGTTGCCAGACACTGGTTGAGGCGAGGATAGTAGTTGACCCAGCTCACCTGAAGGCCATCTTCTTCAGCAGGTGAGCATCCATCTTGTCAGTGGACAGCTTGTCTGTCTGGCTCATTTGGGGTTCACTgctgggaggggtgaggagatggGGGTCCCTTAGCTCAAGGGACTCCTAGGGTATCCAGATAAAAAGTCAGTCAGTGATGTAATAGAAGAACAGGCACACAGAGATGACATCACTCAAGCCCATGCTGTACCATTGCACCACATTACAGTTCCCACACAGATCCTCCCTTAGGAGGACAGAGACAAATGatgaatcaaccaatcaatcaattaatgagACACATTATTAAGAGGAcattggctgcgtttacacaggcagcccaattctgtcaGTTCTTTGTCTCTTGACCAATGCGattagctctgaaaaagatctgatgtgataatatatgatgtgattggtcaaaagaccaattagtggaaaaaagatcagaattggaatGCCTGTGTCAACGCAGCCATAACGACTACCCTGCACCTCAGATTGTTGACTGTTGTCCTGCAGGTCAACGTCCTCCATGTCTAGTACAGACAGCTCCAGCTCAATGTCTCTGTCCGGTTCGCTCTCTGTCGTGTCCTTACAGTAGTCAGTCTGCAGCAGGTCCCCTGCACCAGCCTTCTCTCCACTGCTGAAGGACCGCTCATGGGCAGAAAGCTCACACACTCCCAGCTGGTCACTGTGGACACACAGGAAATCATTTACAATATCTTCACTGTATGTGCTGCTTCAGATATTCAAAGTGACCGTAAAACAGTGCCTTTATACTGTAATGTTATTTCATGTGCCTTCTGAGTGAAATGATGTAAATAGCCTATGTACTGACAGTAAAGAGAGAGACTTGTGGAGTACAGAGGACTAGATTCCCCACTCCAATCATAAACACAGAGACTGTAAGTCAGAACGTGAACAGGCAGCAAACAAGCAGAGAGCTTAGAGAACCGCTCTATTTTTAGtctaaggagagagaaaaggaaccGACTGCAGCACAatgcgaggaggagaggagaggagaggaggaggagagggttgaAAACAACACCTCCTACACAGTCACGGCGAGCAAGTGGATGCTCCGCTGCAAACATACAGGAGGACATCGAAGTAAAacgaacccccccaaaaaatacagaaataaaaaaaaacaggacaATGCCTTTGtttaagggaaagagagaaaagggggtgATGAGATATGGTATGTcgtatagtacagtaaagtatagtacGGTGCAGAGTCTGTACTGTACCTCTCTAGGAAACTAGAGTGGCTGGACGAGTCAGACCCACGGGAGCTCCACCTGTAGTCACCGTGACCGATGTGTGGACCATAATCTGGAATATAAACAACCATAGATTTAGAACAGTAACAGTGAACAACCTATAACAGTGCATTTCCCCGCCCCTTCACACTATTGCTGAAGTGAATACATGGGAGCGCTGACTGCAGTGAACCGGGCTCCACTGAGCCTGCAGAGAGCCTGGGTGCATTCAGGGCCTGGAGATGAAAGACAACTTTCATTCATATTCACACTATAATCCCTCCACACGTTAACACGTTTCTGCTCGGTGCTAGCACAGCGGCCGGCCCGAGCGAGCTCTGCACCTCTCTGAGGCTGAAGATATTTATTTCTAAACAGAATGTTCCACATTCGTTACCTTAGATTACAAATGAACAATAATTCTAAATGATTGACGGTTTTAACACGGAGTAGCTCTCTTAATTCATACCTACTGCTGTCATTTCAGCGCAGCTGTCGGCTCCACCCAGTACACACCGTCAGAGTGATTACAAGTCAAATGGTATAGCAGAATTGACAAGAAGTCAACATTAGGGGCAACATTTCACTTCTACATGTTAGAACCCTTTCCCCCcgctgtaaccgaaaggtttgaaCCCAAGTTCCCTGTTAATACAGTGTATTAACCCGCTAAGCTAAAGCCTAGCCACCACTATCCCCTCCTCACCTCTGAAGTTGATGGGGGTGGTGCTGTTGCTTCCCTGGCAGGCTGTGGCCTGGACGGGGTCAGTGGTGTGGTACCCTGTACGGGAGGCGCGGGAGATAGCCCCCCATTTAGAGATGATGGGTCCCTCTCCAAATGGGATGATGGGATCCTCGTCTTTCAGACGACGGTACGGCTCAAATGTGTGGAGCCACCGCTTCCTTTCACCATTATCTACTTCCTGGAAGACACAGCATTTTATAGAGTGAAGTCATTGGAAGTTGCACTTCTATTTGATTACTTGTCCAAGCCATACTTCAATGTAGAGACAATGAGTCATCATGATGTACAGTACCCACTCAAATGTGTTTATCGTGTTGTCATGTTCCTTAGGGCATATTAATATGAGTCGGAGTTGATATAGAGTTGTGTTTCTAAGAGGGTGTGTGGTTGATATATGAGTtgatatatgttttgttttatacaaacgtgtgtgtgtgggtagactcACTGAGTGTTCGGAGCAGGAGTGAGCTGAGGCGTTGTGATGCTCTGGTTCAAAGGGGCTGATGCAGGTACTGATGGTTCCACAGGACCAGGGAGAGTAGTGGGCCAGACGCTCTTCACCACGGTACTTACAGTTCATACACTGATCACCTCCACTGTCatgctgatagagagagaggaggggagggaggggggagagagagagagagagagagagagagagagagagagagagagagagagagagagaataaggagggatgagaggaggcgAGAAAGTCACAAAATGAAGTGGAAGGTTGATGCTGTATTTGATTAATATCCTTGCTTTTGTCTCCCTCAGAGGACTCCCACAAACATAATGTGACTATCTATGCTTTAGCTACCAGTTGCCCAGCAACAGTCACACTCTAAAATAGCTTTGTATTCAACACATATTTTGGGTCAGAATCAAaacccacacaaacaacacatagAGGACTGTATATGTGAGCATTTCTAGACTTTAATTTCATGGGGCATAGGAGTGGATAAAACTGATTACAGTATGCCATTTACACTTGTTCTATGCACAAACTGTCAttctatgcctctctctctcgctctttctctctcgtgctCATAATGTATGCACTAACACACTCTGCGTGCGTGCAGGCCTACGTACCTCTGCACCAAAGTCTACGGTGAAGACGGGGGAGGACTGGGAGGGCCTGTTCATGTTGCCGTGGTGATGGTGTGCCCATTGCTCCTGTTTCCGCTTGAACAGATCCTCGTATCCAAGAGGAACACGCCCATAAGAGTcctggagagtgagagaaagagagagagagagagagagagagagagagagagagagagagagagagagagagagagagagaaaaaaagagagaaaaagagagagagggggagagaaggaaagaggtaAAAGGGTTAGGATTGGGTGAGAGTTCCCCCATGTACAATAAACACCTACAACAACATTAATCATAGCCTTCAAAAGTCGATCgaacaggaggaagaggggaggaggaggaggaggaggagggcaacgAGGAGGGGAAGcggaggaggtggaagagaagATGTGGGTGAGAATGAGTTTGCTGAGCTgagtgggaggagaggcaggaggacaAGGGAAAGACATGACAAAGCCAGTCGTGTTAAGGAGCGCGCATGCGGAGGCGGATATACTGCACCCGTACCCTGTGCAGCGCTGCTCTGTGCTCCCCCGCCGAGCAGTAGGGACTGTCCAGGGAGGCATATCTCTCTCGGAGGGGGGGCTGGTACACAGAAGAGTGCAGCACCTCTGGAGGCAGCGAGTTACTCCTGGCGTCCTCGCGGTGGTACAGCTGGGGCCTCCACATACGCCGACTGTCATACAGGGGGGCGTAGCCACCATGGGCCGGGGCCAGGGGCCCGTACTGGGGGGCCGGCGGGGGGCCGTAGGGAGAAGGACCCGAGCGCTCCCGTGGTGGGGGGAAGGAGGGGTGCTGCTCGGAGTAGGGAGGGGCCATGGAAGGCGGCAGAGAGGACTCGAGGACGTGGCTGGACCGCAGGAAGCGGGCCATGCAGGGTTTGTGGTGGTGCATTGTAGCGGTGTAGTAGTTACCtagaggagcagggagggggagaggacatCAAGTGAGTCTAGAAACGGCTGTTTCAAACAGTATTTCAATGGCGAAAGAGTATACAAAAAGGCCCAGGAACCAATGAAAGATTGAATCACTTCTATGTTGCGTCCATTAAAAAGCAACAATAAAAAGGTTGGATAGAGTGAAAGAGTGATCAGAGTGAATAGAATGGCAATGCAAATGAGCAGTTTAGCTTACCAGGCAGAGtaacagagttacctctgctattGCCTCTGTTCATGAAATGATATAAACACTGTCTCTGAAATGTGGTGCCATGGCTCTACTCACTGGCTGGCTGGTAGGGTTGTGTGTCGTAGGGAGGCCGGGGGTCCTGGTAGTACAGTTCAGAGGACTGAGGCTGGTGgggaggaggctggtgagggggtCCTCTCATTAGGAAGTGCCCTTGTTTGGGATGACCAGAGCCACACTCTACCCTAGACCCCGGACCATGGGGAGAAGGAGCTGAGGAGTGGTTGACAGGCGTCTTTGGAGGAGAAACCGACttcctgatagagagagagagagagagagagagagagagagagagagagagaggatgtcagACTAGAAATACAACAGGTCTCGCTAAATCCAGATGACACATTAAAGCCAGCTGAAACATTCCACTTTCAGCTTGAACGTTTAATACTCATTCAGTGAtgagtcatcatcatcatgaataaCAATACACAGTAGGTGAAAGTAGGTGAAACCACAGTCAGTAGGCGAAACCACAGTCAGTAGACGAAGCCACAGTCAGTAAGTGAAAGCATTAAAGTGCCTTACTGTTCCATAGAGCCAGATGAGGAGCGGCTGGAGCCTGTGAGTCCGTTGGATCCGTTAACAACGgacctctccctcttcatctcctccatCATGTTGCCTCCCCTGGGGATGAGCTGTGTGGACCCCTCTGTTACAGACCCCGACCCCACCAGTCCCCCAGCGCAGGCCTCCTCTCCTGAGTCGCCCCCCTCACTACCCATACTCCCCTGGGCTAGGGGGAAGGGCCGGCCCACGCCACTGATCTTCTTGTTTCTCATTCTGTACcttggagtggggggggggggggggcgaaaaagagagagagcgaagagagcgagagcgagagagagcgagaggaagaagagcgagggagagagaaagagggagagagggggagtgagagagagggagagagagagagagggagagagagaggggagagggaaaaaaagagtgTCGTTCGTTTCAACACTTGTTCACAGGAAAGCCTTGACAAGAACAGAGAGGTCTATGTCTCATCGTATGCAAATGAGCGTGGCGGTGTTCTCCCTCTCACTTCTCTAGCTCGTCCTGTGTGTGTGCGAAGGTGCAGTTGGATCCTCGCGGACAGCCACCCTGCTGCCGGAGGTCTCGACACATACTGGTCTTATACTTGCTGTTGGGCTGCGGCTGCATGGGGAGGGGACAGACAAAAACAGACAGCATGTCACTCACAACAGTAAACCAGAGAGTTCGTCCAACGCACCGTGGTATTATTCAACGGGTGTATTTTGTTTGCGTAttccacaggtgttattacattaaagggaggtgcgtgtgtgtgtgcgtgtgtgcgtgcgcgggCTGTCAGCTCCCGTACCTGCGGTGTCTCGTGGCTCTTCTTACTGAAGTTCTGTATAAACTCCACCAGACCATCGACCATCACCTTCACCGCCAGCATCACGCTCTCCAGCTCGTCCCACGACGGAGACGCCgcgtctacacacaacacccaggTCAGACATCAACAACCCTCATCTAGTTGCTTTCGAAACAATACTGGGTGGTCATAGTGTCTGCAGCATCGAaacaaacccacaacccacaTGTACAGCAGACGTACAGTACACACCTGTCGCACAGCCCCGTGTCTAGACACATCAACAAGTCAAGGGAGTCCAATGCATCAATAATGTACAATGTACAATGCATCAATAATGTATTACCATATTACCTCTTGTGTCCAGTACTATCATTTGTGACGGTCTAAACCTGAAGTCAGCTGCCTGGGGGAAGCTGCTGGGTTCCCTCGGGGGCCCTGACCTCAAAGTTGGGGCGTGATCATACTCTATCTACCTGGGTTGTGGTCGATGTTAGCCAGTAGTTCCAGATGTGGTCTGAGGCTGTTTAGGTTCGCAGGGTCTCCTGTTCTCTGTAGGACTATCGTCAGCTCCTGGACACTCTTAGCAAAGGACTCTGGGGACTggagctgggggagagagagagagaaaaagggatgcATAGGGATGTGTACAGCAGGCGTACGGCCATTTAGAGTAGCTCACAGTGAGTAAGCAAGTGCAGCGTGTCAGAGTAATGACGGTAAAATGTTGGGATGACAGAGATGGTTGCCTTGTCAACCACTGACTGAATGAGGTATTAGTTAGCACATGAGTCAGGAGGCTCTCCAGTGCCTCATCAACTACTGATCTGGAATCTCCTAAGTGACGAGTGGAGGTCTGTGTAGCACTGTAGCGATGCCTGATTGGTACGATGAGCGAAGTGATACAGTGATGGGGACGCAGGGAGCTATACCTTATCAATGATAGACTGCATGTGTGACTTGTGGATGAGGTCGCCGTAGAGCAGGGAGGACCACTGCTCAGGTGAGATACGGAGCCCCGCCTCCATGGCGATGTGTACGATCTGGGCGTCGTGCTCGCGGCGCAGAGCCTCGTAGGTACGGAACTCCTCCTTTAGCTGCATCAGCGACGAGTCCTCGTCACGCTTGGTCACCTGGGAGGGGGAGGgacggggagggggaggggggcggaggagaggatgggagaggagaggagaggagagggggaggtcaTACAATTACGAGACTGTGATATTGCTCAGAGATAAACATCCGGCCAGCCTAGATGTCACTGCGTCCCTCTCATTTGACTGGCAGACATTTGCGTGGTGTCCTCAGACTCGAAACTCAAAACTCAGATCATGTGTGAGAAACAGAGTTCCCCCCACTCAGAATCTGCCCTATGAGTAATCATCATAAGACGCCAGAAATCAAAAAGTGTGTGAGGATGTTAAtaaatctgtgtgtgtatctctatcTTAGAACCTTTGCCGCTAAAACAGACCTGTGTCTGTCTATCTGACtgtctgtgtctatctgtctgtctgactgtctgtgtctgcctgtctgactgcctgtgtctgtctgtctgcctctgtctgtctgtctgcctgtctgtgtctgtctgtatgactgtctgagtctgtctgactgtctgtgtctgtctgactgtctgttagttagtctgtctgtccttgtctgttgactgtctgtgttctctgtcttgactgtctgactgtctgttgttctgtctgactgtctgtatgtgtctggtatgtctgtctgtgtctgcctgtttgtctgcctgtctgtgtctgcctgtctgtctgactgtctgtgtctgtatgtctgtctgtctgactgtctgtgtctgtctgtatgactgTCTGTggtctgcctgtttgtctgtctgtctgttttcctgcctgtctgtctgtctgcctgtctatgtCTTTCTGacactctgtgtctgtctgtctgactgtctgtgtctgtctgactttctgtttctgtctgtctgactgtatctgtctgtgtttgtcgtctgtgtgtctgtctgtatgactgtctgtgtctgtgtgactgtcgtgtctgtctgtgtctgtctgtgtgcccgcgcacacacacacacacacacacaaccaccacacacacacacacacacacacacacacacacacacacacacacacacacacacacacacacacacacacacacacacacacacttccttgtCACCAGCAGACTGTTTCGTTCCATCACTTGGAGTTTTCAGATATTTATTGAGTGTGTAGAGGACCATTTTGAGTTGTACGTGTTTCCGTTCTCAGCTAATTTGCCACAATTGGCTATACACATCTAAACCAAAGATCAGATTGTTAGATCTCCAGGAGAGATTCAGCAACACCATCTGTGCACATGGTAAGTGACACTCTGAAGCTTTTTCCACTGCTGGGCATCATAAGTGCCAGGGGGCAGAAGATGGCAGACGGAGTCGCTCTTCAGTAAGAGTGGTTCATTAATCAAATGGGATTGGTGGTACAGCATAGTGTGTATTGATATCTATAGCAGTGTGGTAAGTAAGATCAAGTGATCATTTTAGAGCACTTTGGTGAAACCGATGAATCAATGTCCTTTCTATTACCCCTGGGTGtgtatctatctgtgtgtgtgtgtgtgtgtgtgtgtgtgtgtgtgtgtgtgtgtgtgtgtgtgtctgtgtgtgtgtgtgcgcatgcgtgcgtgCGCGAGTGCATCATACGTGCACGTGAGAGCAAACATTGCCCACCAATGTACAACATCATATACAACACAATAGAAATATGTCTTACCTTAAAGCAGGAGGCTCTGTAGAGCAGCTGGACCACGTGTCCGATGGAGGTCTTGGAGGCCTGAGGGAACCTAGCTTCCAGTTTCTGGACCACAAACAGCACCAGTACCTTCCTGGACAAGGCTGAGCCGTCCTCTAGGGCCAGCAGCACCAGCTTCAGAGCGTCCTCCTGCATCGCTGAATGACGATACAGACGGCTTTCATTATACACAAATGGCGTAGTACTGTAGTACTCAAACGCACGAGCTCTGCTCGTACACACTAGTACACAACGCCTGATACCTCAGCCTAATGTCACTACAGTAAAACGGGATGGGGAGATTAGAATCCCGAAGGCCAGGGTGGGAGTTCTACCTGGCAATTCCATTGGTGTCTTCAGACTTGAAACTCAAAACTCAGATCATGTGTGAGGAACAGAGTTCCCCCCCACTCAGAATCTGCCCTATGAGTAATCATCATAAGACGCCAGACTCTATGAGGTTCAACAGCCCACAGCAAACCTTACGGCTATCACTTATTCACAAAACACATCAGTTCATCATGTGATTGACAGGTGTACTCTCCTATCACCATCAGTTGGTATGATTGACAGGTGTGTTATCCGGTCACCACCCACCAGGCCCCAGGAACTGGCATCCCCGTGCCCTGACGGCGGCCCACAGGTTGGCAGAGAGCTGCTGTGGGTTCTGGTGCTGCAGGATGAGCTCTGTGACGGTACGTTCCCCTAGCGACCGGCCCGCCCTCACCGCACGTACCCGCCCCTCCTCTTCCACCAGCTGGCAGTTGACCAGTGTCACCAGCTTCCTCTGCATGGGTCGACTGAGCGCGCTCGGACTGAGGGTCACCACACCTGcatggtggagagaggggaggtcaaaggtcagaagACAGGTCCTGCACACACTGAAATACTAGCCTGGTCCTTGATCTGTTTGTGGTGCCttgccaatcaatcaatcaattaatcaatcaatcaatcaaatgtatttataaagccctttttacatcagccgatgtcacaaagtgctatacagaaacgcAACTCCTATTGGCagcccaaacagatctgggaccaggctacttaaATATTACCACAGAGACAGCTCCCTGCCACACTCAGTTATTGTTTACCAGAGCGACAGGTTAATTATAGTCTAAAATGAGTCTGTATGGGGACAGAGAAACTGTAcgttgcccccccccccgcaacAGAAAAACACTATATTTCTCTAGTAAATGTCTCATAGCAGGCCAGAGTGATGAAAACAGTGTCTTAAAACACTTTATTACAGTGAGTCAATAAAAGGGCAGGGCTGGATGACCTCAGTAACCTCTCTATTTCTGTGATCATCACAAAAACAGTTGACAGAAGCTGCCGAGCGGTTTAACTGCACCGCTCAGCTCGCCACAG
This portion of the Salvelinus sp. IW2-2015 linkage group LG4q.1:29, ASM291031v2, whole genome shotgun sequence genome encodes:
- the rc3h2 gene encoding roquin-2 — translated: MPVQAAQWTEFLSCPICYNEFDSNGHKPISLGCSHTVCKTCLHKLHRKACPFDQTAISTDIDLLPVNCALLQLVGAQVLESQPVTLSSAVEVGHYEVCRVCVEELALYLKPISGGKGVVTLSPSALSRPMQRKLVTLVNCQLVEEEGRVRAVRAGRSLGERTVTELILQHQNPQQLSANLWAAVRARGCQFLGPAMQEDALKLVLLALEDGSALSRKVLVLFVVQKLEARFPQASKTSIGHVVQLLYRASCFKVTKRDEDSSLMQLKEEFRTYEALRREHDAQIVHIAMEAGLRISPEQWSSLLYGDLIHKSHMQSIIDKLQSPESFAKSVQELTIVLQRTGDPANLNSLRPHLELLANIDHNPDAASPSWDELESVMLAVKVMVDGLVEFIQNFSKKSHETPQPQPNSKYKTSMCRDLRQQGGCPRGSNCTFAHTQDELEKYRMRNKKISGVGRPFPLAQGSMGSEGGDSGEEACAGGLVGSGSVTEGSTQLIPRGGNMMEEMKRERSVVNGSNGLTGSSRSSSGSMEQKSVSPPKTPVNHSSAPSPHGPGSRVECGSGHPKQGHFLMRGPPHQPPPHQPQSSELYYQDPRPPYDTQPYQPASNYYTATMHHHKPCMARFLRSSHVLESSLPPSMAPPYSEQHPSFPPPRERSGPSPYGPPPAPQYGPLAPAHGGYAPLYDSRRMWRPQLYHREDARSNSLPPEVLHSSVYQPPLRERYASLDSPYCSAGEHRAALHRDSYGRVPLGYEDLFKRKQEQWAHHHHGNMNRPSQSSPVFTVDFGAEHDSGGDQCMNCKYRGEERLAHYSPWSCGTISTCISPFEPEHHNASAHSCSEHSEVDNGERKRWLHTFEPYRRLKDEDPIIPFGEGPIISKWGAISRASRTGYHTTDPVQATACQGSNSTTPINFRDYGPHIGHGDYRWSSRGSDSSSHSSFLESDQLGVCELSAHERSFSSGEKAGAGDLLQTDYCKDTTESEPDRDIELELSVLDMEDVDLQDNSQQSEESLELRDPHLLTPPSSEPQMSQTDKLSTDKMDAHLLKKMAFRKSLSPGGLGSGGLSVGKLMMRTGPPRLGDMGPRPNTGPEMLLNGS